GGCACAATGCATTTCGCCACGGCGAAAATCGCGGCGAGCACGTCGTCGCCCGGCACGCGCACCTCGACCTGTTTCTCCTCGCGTTTCGAAAAATCGGCCGCGACCGTGAACATGACCGGGCCCTCGGACTTTTTCCCCAGCTGCATGAAGCGCATGCGCCGCACGAGCGGGTCTTCGGCGTTATCGCGCAGGCTGCTCGTGACGCTCAGCGTGTAGCCGAACGCCGGAAGAATGTGGCGCAGCGGGCTCGCCAGCACCGTGTCGGTGACCAGCGATACCTGCTTTTTTAGTCCCAGCGCAAGTCCCAGGATCGGGTGCACCTCGTCGGTCCGCTTGACCGTGTCGCGCACCCTGAAATTGTCTCCTCCGTCAAGCGACAGCGCGGTTTTGCCGTTGACGCCGCTTGCCTGCAGCCCGCACCCCATTTCTGCGGCAAGCTTTGTCCATTCGTCAAGCCTGGCCTTCGGCAGCGGGTCGATCACGAGCGTTTTCTTTAGTCCCAAAAGCAGAAAAACGGTAAAATCGCGGTAAGGGATTTCGTCGTACGACAGCGTGATCGGCGGCGGAGCATCCCCGTTCACCGGCTGCACCGTGCAGCTATCGCCGTCGCAGGTAAACGCGGCATGGCCCGCGAGCATCTTTTCCCACCACGGCACGAGCGGGATGTCGCGCAGAGGCGATATCCGTGCCGGGGCGCCGGCGGCGAGCCCCATGATAACGGCCGTGAAAAAACAGTCGCTTGACGGCGGCAGCACCACCGTCCCCTTCATTTCCCGTGCAGCACGAACCTCAAGCACGCCGTTCACTCCCTTTCCCATGCTGTCAAACCGAGCCCGTGAAAGAGACCGACGGCGGCAGCCGCAATATCCTTGGTTTCAAACGCGAGCCGTATGGTGCCGGCATCGTTTTCGCGCACCTTGATCACCTCGATGTCCTTGATGTTGATGTTCTCCTTTGCGCACGCGTTGGCCATCAGCGCGATCATGCCGGGCTGGTCCTTGACCACGACGTACACGTCGCACGGCGCCTGGATGAACCCCTTGCTCGACCCCGGAATTTTTGCCCGGGTGGCCGCGGCCGAATCGAACGATTCCTTGAGCGCATCGGCCAGCAACCCCTGTTTCATGCCGGACAGCACGGCGATCACCTCGTCGATGACCGGCGCGATGCGCGATTTGTTGGTCAAAAGGATATCGTGCCACAGGGCGTAGGGCGACGACGCGATGCGCGTCATGTCGCGGAACCCGCCCGCGGCGAGCGACAGCGTGCCAGGGACCCGCCTGTCCATGGCGGCGGCCACGTTGACAAGCGCAACGGCCAGCAAGTGCGGTGTGTGGCTCACGGCGGCGGCGATCGTGTCGTGCGTTCCCGGGTCGAGCACCGCGTGCCGGCAGCCGAGTTTCGCCTCGAGAAAGGCGGCGAAACCCTTGACCACCTCTCCGGGCGTGTTTTCCCGCGGCGTCAAGACATAGAGGGCGTTTTGGAACAGGTACGGGTCGGCCAACGACGGACCGCGCTTTTCCGATCCGGCCATGGGATGCCCGCCGATGAAATACGCATGTCTTGGCAGGCAACGCTGCGCCGCGGCGACGATTTCGCTCTTGGTGCTGCCCACGTCGGTGATGACGCACCCTGCGGGAAGGTCGAGCGCGCCGAGACGCTCGATCGCCGAAATGATCGCGTGGATGGGAGAGCATAAAAACAGGCAACCGGTGTTTTTTATCACGGTGTCGAGCGCGGCATAGGGATGGCCCTCGTCGATGCAGCCCAGCGACAACGCGGCAGTGATGCTCTCCTGCGACGACATGCCGATGATGCGGCCCGTGTAGCCCGACGCCTTGAGCGCAAGCCCGATGGAGCCGCCGAGCAGCCCCACGCTGTAGATGGCCACATTTTTTGGAGCAAATGCAGGGAGAGGGCTCATTCCGGCTTGTCCAGTGTGCGGTTGAAAAGGTACAGCATCTCGCCTTCTTTGGTGAGCGGTATGATGCAGTCGCGGTAAAACCCGAGCATTTCCCTTACGTCAATAACATGCCTGACGCCCCGGTCGGCCTTTGCCTGGGCCGCGGCCACTTTCACGCGTATCCGTCCTATGATCTTATCCTCAACCTCTTTTCTGGTAAGCAGCGCGAGCATGCCGCGGCGGTCCTTGGAACGTATCAACGCGGTATACCGCGCAGGGTCGCGGCGGAATTTGCACTCTCCCACATAAAGTGCGCCGTAATGGATGCGCCGGGCAATGGCCTGCAGCGCATAGACGTCGTGCTCGACGCTCGAGCCGAAATGCCCGTCTTTTCCCGGCCGGCAGATGCGCGGCACCAGCTTGAGATATGCCGCCATGATTTTAACGGTCAGGTTGATCGCGTCCATGTTTTTGATGTGCAGTCCCGTGGGAGGCAGCGACACCGTGCGCCGTGTTTTTGGCAGCCCCTTGCAGAACGGTCGCTCCTCGGGAACGCAGAACCTTCCGAACAGTGCGTCCATTTTCTCCTGGTGCCAAAGCCGAAGCGAAAAAAGGCTCTGCCGCGCTGCACCCGCAAACCTGCTCTTTCCGGGCTTATACACCGACGGATTGAACCTGAATTGCGCACGGTCGATGAGCTTGAAGATGATTGTCTCCTCAAGCCCCTCGAGCAGCGCGGAGATGTTTGCAAGGTTGAAAGTGTCCGGCATCCTCGGTCCGAATTTTGATTTATGATTAAGGACAGGCCTTAAATATAAATAATGATAGGTTTTTGAGGGGAGGAAGACTGGAGGGAAGGGGTATCAATTTATTATTGCTGATTTAGATAATAAGCATGGCGCCCCGCCGAATACGGCGGCGACCGTCCTTCCGGTCTCGCCTTCGGCTCGGGCTGCCCGGCGCTAAGCCGCTTCGCGGGCGTCAGGGCAGCACCCGCTCCGGCGACGGCCTCCGGTCGCCCCCGGCGCGGAACATCATCCTCTCCTTTGCGAACTCATCAAGCGACCTTCGGTACAGGTCCCGCCTACCCTAGCGTTGAATAATTTTTGACAAAGGATAATCCCCTTTGGATTTATTTTTCAATCTTATTGATTGAATGTGTCATTGCGATGAGCTGTTTGCGACGAAGCAATCTCCCATTAAAAAAATAAAACAATATTCACCACCCCCTGGTCGGGTTCGGGGCTGAAAGCCCCAAGAATCACAAACCAAATGGCAATGGTTGATTTCCGATCGAGCCTGGGAAGATTTTACCTTTTGTAAAGCCCGTGCTTTTTAATATACCGCTCCACTCCCACGGGTAGCAGATGCTCGCACGAATATCCTTTTAACAGATATTCGCGTATCATGGTGGAGCTTATCGCCCATTCGGGCGAGGGGA
This genomic interval from Chitinivibrionales bacterium contains the following:
- a CDS encoding prephenate dehydrogenase/arogenate dehydrogenase family protein, whose translation is MSPLPAFAPKNVAIYSVGLLGGSIGLALKASGYTGRIIGMSSQESITAALSLGCIDEGHPYAALDTVIKNTGCLFLCSPIHAIISAIERLGALDLPAGCVITDVGSTKSEIVAAAQRCLPRHAYFIGGHPMAGSEKRGPSLADPYLFQNALYVLTPRENTPGEVVKGFAAFLEAKLGCRHAVLDPGTHDTIAAAVSHTPHLLAVALVNVAAAMDRRVPGTLSLAAGGFRDMTRIASSPYALWHDILLTNKSRIAPVIDEVIAVLSGMKQGLLADALKESFDSAAATRAKIPGSSKGFIQAPCDVYVVVKDQPGMIALMANACAKENINIKDIEVIKVRENDAGTIRLAFETKDIAAAAVGLFHGLGLTAWERE